One genomic region from Lacerta agilis isolate rLacAgi1 chromosome 13, rLacAgi1.pri, whole genome shotgun sequence encodes:
- the CALML4 gene encoding calmodulin-like protein 4 yields MAKFLSQDQINEFKECFSLYDKKHKGKINASDLITVMRCLGSSPTPGEVARHLQLQKVDRTGEMDFSTFLTIMYRQMQQEDPKNEILLALLMADRKKTGFISVAELRAKLMNLGEKLSKEEVDNLLKEAKVGHNGIVRYEDLVQSITLPVADY; encoded by the exons ATG GCAAAATTCCTGTCCCAAGATCAAATCAATG AGTTCAAAGAATGTTTTTCTCTCTACGATAAGAAGCATAAAGGCAAGATCAATGCCAGTGATCTCATCACTGTTATGCGCTGTCTGGGGAGCAGCCCCACCCCCGGAGAAGTGGCCAGGCACCTTCAGCTGCAGAAAGTTG ACAGGACTGGAGAAATGGATTTTTCAACTTTCCTGACCATCATGTACAGGCAAATGCAGCAAGAAGATCCCAAGAACGAAATCCTCTTGGCCCTGTTGATGGCAGACAGAAAGAAGACGGGATTCATTTCAGTGGCAGAGCTGAGGGCCAAGTTGATGAATCTAGGAGAGAAACTGTCTAAGGAGGAAG TGGACAACCTCCTGAAGGAAGCCAAAGTGGGCCACAATGGAATAGTCAGGTATGAAGACCTGGTCCAATCCATCACTCTCCCTGTTGCCGACTACTGA